A single region of the Duganella sp. BuS-21 genome encodes:
- a CDS encoding BlaI/MecI/CopY family transcriptional regulator — MSGVIPSVTELTLLKVLWKQQPLSAREIHDAAADELAWSFSSTRKTLDRMLEKQMVALQVLHGVNVYSARLEKVGTLAAFAHDFGRRVMEIDAPLPVTMFTGSKLVDQQELAQLEQMLQDWPTDEA, encoded by the coding sequence ATGTCGGGTGTTATTCCTTCGGTCACCGAGCTGACCTTGCTGAAAGTGCTGTGGAAGCAGCAGCCGCTGAGCGCGCGCGAAATCCATGATGCCGCCGCCGACGAGCTGGCGTGGTCGTTTTCCTCGACCCGCAAGACGCTGGACCGGATGCTGGAGAAGCAGATGGTGGCCTTGCAGGTACTGCACGGTGTGAACGTATACAGCGCGCGGCTGGAAAAGGTTGGCACGCTGGCGGCCTTCGCGCACGACTTCGGCCGGCGCGTGATGGAGATCGACGCGCCGCTGCCGGTCACCATGTTCACCGGCAGCAAGCTGGTCGACCAGCAGGAGCTGGCGCAGCTGGAGCAGATGCTGCAGGATTGGCCGACGGACGAAGCGTGA
- a CDS encoding hemolysin III family protein, producing MYYGERFNSITHTVGAALAAIGGTLLILQASRTGDVWKIVSFSIYAVTLLALYLTSTLYHSVRGRAKDVLRKMDYCAIYLLIAGSYTPFTLVSLRGPWGWSLFGVVWGLALIGIVQELMFAKGARVLSLLIYVAMGWIGVIGASPLIDALGWNGFMWLAVGGLVYTLGIAFFVTDHKWRYGHGVWHLFVLGGSACHFGAVLLYVA from the coding sequence ATGTATTACGGAGAGCGCTTCAACAGCATCACCCACACGGTAGGCGCTGCGCTGGCCGCAATCGGCGGCACGCTGCTGATCCTCCAGGCCTCGCGCACCGGTGATGTCTGGAAAATCGTCAGCTTCAGCATCTACGCCGTCACGCTGCTGGCCCTGTACCTGACCTCCACCCTGTATCACAGCGTGCGCGGCCGGGCCAAGGACGTGCTGCGCAAGATGGACTATTGCGCCATCTACTTGCTGATCGCCGGCAGCTACACGCCGTTCACGCTGGTCAGTCTGCGCGGACCGTGGGGCTGGAGCCTGTTCGGCGTGGTGTGGGGACTGGCGCTGATCGGCATCGTGCAGGAACTCATGTTCGCCAAGGGCGCGCGCGTGTTGTCATTGCTGATCTATGTGGCGATGGGCTGGATCGGCGTGATCGGCGCCAGCCCGCTGATCGACGCGTTGGGCTGGAACGGCTTTATGTGGCTGGCGGTCGGCGGCCTGGTGTATACACTGGGCATCGCCTTTTTCGTCACCGACCATAAATGGCGTTACGGTCACGGCGTCTGGCATTTGTTTGTATTGGGCGGCAGCGCATGCCATTTCGGCGCGGTGCTGCTGTACGTGGCGTAA
- a CDS encoding LysR family transcriptional regulator, which yields MDINSDDLKTFITVIDSGTLSAASVHLGQTTSGVSRALSRLEDKLSTSLLTRTTRRMELTEEGQLFLDKARAILGAMEEAEETIRIRRQKPAGRLCVDAASPFMLHCVVPHVAEFRAMYPDIRLELSSNDQIADLIEHRTDIAIRIGTLNDSTLHARALTSSPLYVLASPDYLTRHGTPSKPEDLAQHSVLGFVQYELGNQWPLRHAAGNSLPVTPSISASSGETLRQLALAGQGIVCLADFMTRADIEAGRLVKVLEADYTGYRQQIHAVYYRNTQLAQRISCFLEFLQQKL from the coding sequence GTGGATATCAATTCGGACGATTTAAAGACCTTCATTACCGTCATCGATAGCGGCACCCTGAGCGCCGCTTCGGTGCATCTCGGGCAGACCACATCCGGCGTCAGCCGTGCGCTGTCGCGGCTGGAGGACAAGCTTTCGACCTCGCTGCTGACGCGCACCACGCGCCGCATGGAGTTGACCGAGGAAGGCCAGCTGTTCCTCGACAAAGCGCGCGCCATCCTGGGCGCCATGGAGGAAGCCGAGGAAACCATCCGCATCCGCCGCCAGAAACCGGCCGGCCGTTTGTGCGTGGATGCCGCCTCGCCCTTCATGCTCCATTGCGTGGTGCCGCATGTGGCCGAATTCCGCGCCATGTATCCGGACATCCGCCTGGAGTTGAGCAGCAACGACCAGATCGCCGACCTGATCGAGCACCGCACCGACATCGCCATCCGCATCGGCACGCTCAACGACTCGACCCTGCACGCGCGCGCGCTCACCTCCAGCCCGCTGTACGTGCTGGCCAGCCCGGATTACCTGACGCGCCACGGCACGCCGAGCAAGCCGGAGGATTTGGCGCAGCACTCGGTGCTGGGCTTCGTCCAGTACGAGCTGGGCAACCAGTGGCCGCTGCGCCATGCGGCCGGCAACAGCCTGCCGGTGACGCCGTCGATTTCCGCCTCCAGCGGCGAGACCCTGCGCCAGCTGGCGCTGGCAGGGCAAGGCATCGTCTGCCTGGCCGACTTCATGACGCGCGCCGACATCGAGGCGGGCCGGCTGGTCAAGGTGCTGGAAGCGGACTACACCGGCTATCGCCAGCAGATCCACGCGGTCTACTATCGGAATACCCAGCTGGCGCAGCGGATCAGTTGCTTCCTGGAGTTCTTGCAGCAAAAACTCTGA
- a CDS encoding DUF5668 domain-containing protein — MNVDTAYRWRQQLVWGIALIAIGSAVLLERLDMLELDINWVQIWRYWPWLLVISGIVKLIPPTTPRYLLNGMWEIFFAGWWYVSFNRIWGWGFGETWPALVVAAGVGLLLRPLLDNIFASTKEQA; from the coding sequence ATGAACGTAGACACTGCATATCGCTGGCGCCAGCAACTGGTGTGGGGCATCGCGCTGATCGCGATCGGCTCGGCCGTCCTGCTTGAGCGCCTGGACATGCTGGAGCTGGACATCAACTGGGTACAGATCTGGCGCTACTGGCCTTGGCTGCTGGTCATCAGCGGCATCGTCAAACTGATTCCGCCGACCACGCCGCGCTATCTGCTGAACGGCATGTGGGAGATCTTCTTCGCCGGCTGGTGGTATGTTTCCTTCAACCGCATCTGGGGCTGGGGCTTCGGCGAAACCTGGCCGGCGTTGGTGGTGGCCGCCGGTGTCGGCCTGCTGCTGCGCCCTTTGCTGGACAATATCTTCGCATCGACCAAGGAGCAAGCATGA
- a CDS encoding cell wall-active antibiotics response protein, protein MKTRRERNPATQMIIGLFVIGLGMLFLLDNLGWMDLDLRIHLIPTVLIGAGILKVMQTRTQSGIVIGGVMIAAGSLIMLKEMGLIDIGWRTLWPLLMIAAGVAVVVKSTTNRKALEQQVLDPLAKSDPESAVNYTAIMGGFKHRITTQDFRGGEITAIMGGADLDLRQSSIVGDAVLNVFVMCGGITLKVPIDWTVVFDGTPIMGAFDEKTVPPTGPGSGKRLIVRGYVIMGGMEVRN, encoded by the coding sequence ATGAAAACCCGCCGCGAACGCAATCCCGCCACGCAGATGATCATCGGGCTGTTCGTCATCGGCCTCGGCATGCTGTTTTTGCTCGATAACCTGGGCTGGATGGACCTGGACCTGCGCATCCACCTCATCCCGACGGTGCTGATCGGCGCCGGCATCCTGAAGGTGATGCAGACCCGCACCCAGTCCGGCATTGTGATCGGCGGCGTGATGATCGCCGCCGGCTCCTTGATCATGCTCAAGGAAATGGGCCTGATCGACATCGGCTGGCGCACCCTGTGGCCGCTGCTGATGATCGCCGCCGGCGTGGCGGTGGTGGTCAAATCGACCACCAACCGCAAGGCGCTGGAACAGCAGGTGCTCGATCCGCTGGCCAAATCCGATCCCGAGTCGGCTGTCAACTACACGGCCATCATGGGTGGCTTCAAGCACCGCATCACCACGCAGGATTTCCGTGGCGGCGAGATCACCGCCATCATGGGCGGCGCCGACCTTGACCTGCGCCAGTCCTCGATCGTCGGCGACGCCGTACTGAATGTGTTTGTCATGTGCGGCGGTATCACCCTCAAGGTGCCGATCGACTGGACCGTGGTGTTCGATGGAACGCCCATCATGGGTGCGTTCGACGAAAAAACCGTGCCGCCTACCGGCCCCGGATCCGGCAAACGCCTGATCGTGCGCGGCTACGTCATCATGGGCGGCATGGAAGTACGCAACTGA
- a CDS encoding histidine kinase: MREISATRRGTVIYLLVWLFLGCALGGVISLASDTPLANAMLFAIPMNLWYAFAAGYSAYYLCRAYPLGVRSAAQTALGLTVTALVLGFLWLIIGNLWNALCQLLGAEWSGIEITPQLSVLIVVLGVLLYGFAAALHYLVIEFVRAKNAEQRELESLLMAQEAELRMLRTQIDPHFLFNSLNSISALTSQDPKAARRMTLELASFFRQSLGMEAHKKVTLGEEMVLIRHFLAIEQVRFGERLQVEEDIGEGAAQCLVPPMIIQPLVENAVKHGICNMPEGGTVRITARRAGSILHIGVANPVDADMASIRSEGHGIGLSNVRQRLSGAYKHEAGIQWGRQDNSFGVDITMPAQTSEQGD; the protein is encoded by the coding sequence ATGCGGGAGATTTCCGCAACACGGCGAGGAACAGTCATCTACCTGCTGGTATGGCTGTTCCTCGGTTGCGCTTTGGGCGGCGTGATTTCGCTCGCCAGCGATACGCCGCTGGCCAACGCCATGCTGTTCGCGATTCCCATGAATCTTTGGTACGCCTTTGCGGCGGGTTATTCGGCGTATTACCTGTGCCGCGCCTATCCGCTGGGTGTGCGCAGCGCGGCGCAGACGGCGCTGGGTTTGACGGTGACGGCGCTGGTGCTGGGCTTTTTGTGGCTAATCATCGGCAACCTGTGGAACGCCTTGTGCCAGCTTCTGGGCGCGGAGTGGAGCGGCATCGAGATCACGCCGCAGTTGTCGGTGCTGATCGTGGTGCTGGGCGTGCTGCTGTACGGCTTTGCGGCGGCGCTGCATTATCTGGTGATCGAGTTTGTGCGCGCCAAGAACGCCGAGCAGCGCGAGCTGGAATCGCTGTTGATGGCGCAGGAAGCGGAGCTGCGCATGCTGCGCACGCAGATCGATCCGCACTTTTTGTTCAACAGCCTCAATTCCATCAGCGCGCTGACCTCGCAGGATCCGAAGGCGGCGCGCCGCATGACGCTGGAGCTGGCCAGCTTCTTCCGCCAGAGCCTGGGCATGGAGGCGCACAAGAAAGTCACGCTGGGCGAGGAGATGGTGCTGATACGGCACTTTCTGGCCATCGAGCAGGTGCGCTTCGGCGAACGCCTGCAGGTGGAGGAAGATATCGGCGAGGGCGCGGCGCAGTGTCTGGTGCCGCCGATGATCATCCAGCCGCTGGTGGAAAACGCCGTCAAGCATGGCATCTGCAATATGCCGGAGGGCGGTACGGTGCGCATCACGGCGCGGCGGGCAGGGTCTATTCTGCATATCGGCGTGGCCAATCCGGTGGATGCGGACATGGCCTCGATCCGCAGCGAAGGTCATGGCATAGGCTTGAGCAATGTGCGCCAGCGCTTGTCGGGCGCGTACAAACACGAAGCCGGCATTCAATGGGGCCGGCAGGACAACAGCTTTGGCGTGGACATCACGATGCCGGCGCAAACGAGCGAACAGGGGGATTAG
- a CDS encoding LytTR family transcriptional regulator DNA-binding domain-containing protein — translation MRIIIVDDEMLARGVVREYLSEHADVEIVAECGNGFEAVKAITELSPDLVFLDIQMPKLDGFEVAELAGGKTRYIFATAYDQYAIKAFEFHALDYLLKPFSQQRFDQALAHARANLGAGGEAVEKLVREASGRHKPLGRVLIRDGAKVHVINADKIEHVEAQDDYVQIRSEGKSYLKNQRMTELEEQLDAEQFLRIHRSYIVNIAFVDRIEQATKDSHVAILKDGSRVPISRSGYQKIRAVVQ, via the coding sequence ATGCGTATCATCATCGTGGACGATGAAATGCTGGCGCGCGGCGTGGTGCGCGAGTATTTGTCCGAACATGCGGACGTGGAGATCGTGGCCGAATGCGGCAACGGCTTCGAGGCGGTGAAGGCGATCACCGAGCTGTCGCCGGACCTGGTGTTCCTCGACATCCAGATGCCCAAGCTGGATGGCTTCGAGGTGGCGGAACTGGCGGGCGGGAAGACGCGCTACATCTTCGCCACGGCTTACGACCAGTATGCGATCAAGGCGTTTGAATTCCATGCGCTTGATTACCTGTTGAAGCCCTTCAGCCAGCAGCGCTTCGATCAGGCGTTGGCGCACGCGCGCGCCAACTTGGGCGCCGGCGGCGAGGCGGTGGAGAAGCTGGTGCGTGAGGCGAGCGGCCGCCATAAGCCGCTGGGCCGCGTGCTGATCCGCGACGGCGCCAAGGTCCACGTCATCAACGCCGACAAGATCGAGCATGTGGAGGCACAGGACGATTATGTGCAGATCCGCTCGGAGGGTAAGTCCTATCTGAAGAACCAGCGCATGACGGAGCTGGAGGAGCAGCTCGATGCGGAGCAGTTCCTGCGTATTCATCGCTCCTACATCGTCAACATCGCGTTCGTGGACCGCATCGAGCAGGCCACCAAGGATAGCCATGTCGCCATCCTGAAGGACGGTAGCCGGGTGCCGATCAGCCGCAGCGGCTACCAGAAGATACGCGCCGTGGTGCAGTAA
- a CDS encoding helix-turn-helix domain-containing protein: MLHQEFAAPATLRDAIKCFWHNRWDFGAQPSSFEVLPDGYAEIIFCFGSVARDGVALSSPFMMGLLNHPVVFEAAGKLEIIGVRCYPWTVFDLLGLPPGTQGVQAFEHSIAALQPALAAHLAAGAITAAVAEVQRYFLQAPAQVRLAVDGTLSKAGAALREAGGALPVSAVAAAAHATVRTLERKFKQSSGHTVKDVSGLMRFEQVRNRLWNAPGVNLADLARELGYTDQSHLSREFKRYSGATPAAFSRKAQQGRQAVGEDFVAFVQAPRGD; encoded by the coding sequence ATGCTGCATCAGGAATTCGCGGCGCCTGCGACGCTGCGCGACGCCATCAAGTGCTTCTGGCATAACCGCTGGGACTTCGGCGCGCAGCCGTCCAGCTTCGAGGTGCTGCCCGATGGTTATGCCGAGATCATTTTCTGTTTCGGCAGCGTGGCGCGTGATGGTGTGGCGCTGTCGTCGCCGTTCATGATGGGATTGTTGAACCATCCGGTGGTGTTCGAGGCGGCGGGGAAGCTGGAGATCATCGGCGTGCGTTGCTATCCGTGGACGGTGTTCGATCTGCTTGGCCTGCCGCCGGGGACGCAGGGCGTGCAGGCCTTCGAGCATTCGATCGCGGCGCTGCAGCCCGCGCTGGCTGCGCACCTTGCGGCCGGCGCTATCACTGCGGCGGTGGCGGAGGTTCAGCGTTACTTCCTGCAAGCGCCGGCGCAGGTTCGGCTTGCGGTGGACGGCACCCTGTCCAAGGCCGGCGCCGCGCTGCGCGAGGCCGGCGGTGCTTTGCCGGTGAGCGCGGTGGCCGCCGCCGCTCATGCCACGGTGCGCACGCTGGAGCGCAAGTTCAAGCAGTCGTCGGGCCACACGGTGAAGGACGTCTCGGGCCTGATGCGTTTCGAGCAGGTGCGCAATCGTTTGTGGAACGCGCCGGGCGTCAATCTGGCGGACCTGGCGCGCGAGTTGGGCTACACCGATCAATCGCACCTGAGCCGTGAATTCAAGCGCTATAGCGGCGCCACGCCGGCCGCTTTCTCACGCAAGGCGCAGCAGGGCAGGCAAGCGGTGGGTGAGGATTTTGTCGCGTTTGTACAAGCGCCTCGCGGGGACTGA
- a CDS encoding ATP-dependent DNA helicase: MTPALPARYTVAVRALCEFTAKTGDLDLRFTPSPTAQEGIAGHGVVTSRRDDHYQTEISLSGDFGPLHVRGRADGYDIRANRLEEIKTYRGDLKKMPDNQRALHWAQVKIYGHLLCQDQGLEKIRLALVYFDIGSQKETVLHEDHTAAALQAYFEQQCGLFLQWAQQEIAHRAERDQQLKAMRFPYGDFRPGQRQLAEAMYRASNRQVCLLAQAPTGIGKTVGSLFPMLKASAEHGVDKIFFLAAKTSGRQMALDAVDLIREAAPLLPLRTLELAAKSTACVNPDKACHGESCALAKGFYDRLPAARASALAIMAPSGDAGHASAPPALDRDTLRAIALAHNVCPYYLSSELARWCDIVIGDYNYYFDSSAMLHSLTQLNDWKVNVLVDEAHNMVSRARKMYSADMEHDSLRLLRKIVPEELKKPLDRVHKQWNQLEKDQAAEYQSYSELPEKFMGALQTASTAISDYMADHPGYVEPDLQSFYFNALMFARLAESFGDHALFDIEKSPGARASNSNSVLCIRNIVPAPYLKPRFESTHTTALFSATLSPWNYFGDMLGMPESTAWVDVESPFVAEQLSVQVAKHISTRYQHRQQSLRPIADLMGKQYANQRGNYLAFFSSFDYMEKAATQFSELHPDVPVWRQSRRMDEAERAQFLERFTLDSEGIGFAVLGGSFGEGVDLPGARLIGAFVATLGLPQINPVNEQIRARMETIFGAGYDYTYTYPGMQKVVQAAGRVIRTQSDRGTVYLIDDRFSRPEIQGLMPSWWRIETA; this comes from the coding sequence ATGACGCCCGCCCTTCCTGCCCGCTATACCGTGGCGGTGCGCGCGCTGTGCGAATTCACCGCCAAGACCGGCGACCTCGATCTGCGCTTCACGCCCTCGCCCACGGCGCAGGAAGGCATCGCCGGCCATGGCGTGGTGACCTCGCGCCGCGACGACCACTACCAGACCGAGATTTCCCTGTCCGGCGACTTCGGCCCGCTGCACGTGCGCGGCCGCGCCGACGGCTACGACATCCGCGCCAACCGTTTGGAAGAAATCAAAACCTATCGCGGCGACTTGAAGAAGATGCCGGACAACCAGCGCGCGCTGCACTGGGCGCAGGTCAAGATCTACGGCCATCTCTTATGCCAGGATCAAGGCCTGGAAAAAATTCGCCTGGCGCTGGTGTACTTCGACATCGGCAGCCAGAAGGAAACCGTGCTGCACGAGGATCACACGGCGGCCGCCCTGCAAGCCTACTTCGAGCAGCAGTGCGGCCTGTTCCTGCAATGGGCGCAACAGGAGATCGCGCACCGCGCGGAACGCGACCAGCAACTGAAGGCCATGCGCTTCCCCTACGGCGATTTCCGTCCCGGCCAGCGCCAGCTGGCGGAGGCCATGTACCGCGCCAGCAATCGCCAGGTGTGCCTGCTGGCGCAAGCGCCCACCGGCATCGGCAAGACCGTCGGCAGCCTGTTCCCGATGCTGAAGGCCAGCGCCGAACATGGCGTCGACAAGATCTTCTTCCTCGCCGCGAAAACCTCGGGCCGACAAATGGCGCTTGACGCGGTGGACCTGATCCGCGAAGCCGCGCCGCTGCTGCCGCTGCGCACCCTGGAGCTGGCGGCCAAGAGCACCGCGTGCGTCAACCCGGACAAGGCCTGCCACGGCGAGTCCTGCGCGCTGGCCAAGGGCTTCTACGACCGTCTGCCGGCCGCGCGTGCATCGGCGTTGGCCATCATGGCGCCGTCCGGTGACGCCGGCCATGCCAGCGCCCCGCCGGCGCTGGACCGCGACACCTTGCGCGCCATCGCCCTCGCCCACAACGTCTGCCCGTATTACCTGAGCAGCGAATTAGCGCGCTGGTGCGATATCGTCATCGGCGACTACAACTACTACTTCGACAGCAGCGCCATGCTGCACAGTCTCACGCAGCTCAACGACTGGAAGGTCAATGTACTGGTGGACGAGGCGCACAACATGGTCTCCCGCGCGCGCAAGATGTATTCGGCCGACATGGAGCATGACAGCCTGCGCCTGCTGCGCAAAATCGTTCCTGAAGAACTGAAAAAACCGCTGGACCGCGTGCACAAGCAATGGAACCAGCTGGAGAAGGACCAGGCAGCCGAGTACCAATCCTATTCCGAGCTGCCGGAAAAATTCATGGGCGCCTTGCAAACCGCATCCACCGCCATTTCCGACTACATGGCCGACCATCCCGGCTACGTGGAGCCGGACCTGCAAAGCTTCTACTTCAACGCGCTGATGTTCGCGCGCTTGGCGGAAAGCTTTGGCGACCACGCGCTGTTCGACATCGAAAAATCGCCGGGTGCGCGCGCCAGCAACAGCAACTCGGTGCTTTGCATCCGCAACATCGTACCGGCTCCGTACCTGAAGCCGCGCTTTGAAAGCACGCACACTACGGCCCTGTTCTCGGCCACGCTCAGTCCATGGAACTACTTCGGCGACATGCTGGGCATGCCGGAGTCGACCGCGTGGGTGGATGTCGAATCGCCGTTCGTGGCGGAGCAGTTGTCGGTGCAGGTGGCAAAGCACATCTCCACGCGCTACCAGCATCGCCAGCAATCGCTGCGGCCCATCGCCGATTTGATGGGCAAGCAGTACGCGAACCAGCGTGGCAACTACCTGGCCTTCTTCAGCAGCTTCGACTACATGGAGAAGGCGGCCACGCAGTTCAGCGAACTGCATCCGGACGTGCCGGTGTGGCGCCAGTCGCGCCGCATGGACGAAGCGGAGCGCGCGCAGTTCCTGGAACGCTTTACGCTCGACAGCGAAGGCATAGGCTTCGCCGTGCTGGGCGGCTCCTTCGGCGAAGGCGTGGACTTGCCGGGCGCACGCTTGATCGGCGCTTTTGTCGCCACGCTGGGCCTGCCGCAAATCAATCCGGTCAACGAGCAGATACGGGCGCGGATGGAAACCATCTTCGGCGCAGGCTATGACTACACCTATACCTATCCGGGTATGCAGAAAGTGGTGCAGGCCGCCGGCCGCGTGATCCGCACGCAGTCCGACCGTGGCACCGTCTACCTGATCGACGACCGGTTCAGCCGGCCGGAAATCCAGGGGTTGATGCCGAGCTGGTGGCGCATCGAAACGGCCTGA
- a CDS encoding VRR-NUC domain-containing protein, with product MIKVLENPFYYLENFHQVLAWIGERYDDLLSADERHFLATFPALPQSSRALFVRMVMRKGTVFRASKLVYAEIGSTHEAARPLAALGLIEDDPQLGLEALFELLQKPEIVKVFQLAPHVRHLRKADQLEALREQYDAEHRFSGWYANSGDHVYRNLTQELCDRLRLIFFGNYHQDWTEFVLSDLGIYQYEKVPFSPAARGFRCRRDIDDFLALHQCHERFADGEAPSDVIRDLPHCAPDNEWLRSRRNKLMFAIAQHVEKLADWPLAHAIYADCDYPGARARAIRVLEKNQQPRAAFDLLQTAMQAPESEAERQQLLRMAPRLARKLGHAKPPPVSQAQAQRIDLSLPPPEEAAYVEFVVRDHLSREDAPVYYVENSLMNSLFGLLCWDAVFSPIPGAFFHPYHRGPADLHSADFQRRRAQQFGEALAQLDGDHYRATIRANYAAKQGIQSPFMYWEAIDEDLLDLALDCIPPLHLKRAFERILQDIKSNRSGFPDLIQFWPAERRYNMIEVKGPGDRLQDNQLRWIEYCARHQMPISVCYLQWAA from the coding sequence ATGATCAAAGTTCTGGAAAATCCGTTCTACTACCTGGAGAATTTTCACCAGGTATTGGCGTGGATCGGCGAACGCTACGACGACCTGCTGAGCGCCGATGAACGCCATTTCCTCGCCACCTTCCCCGCCCTGCCGCAATCCTCACGCGCGCTGTTCGTGCGCATGGTCATGCGCAAGGGAACGGTATTCCGCGCCAGCAAGCTGGTCTATGCGGAAATCGGCAGCACGCACGAGGCGGCCCGCCCGTTGGCCGCACTGGGCCTGATCGAGGACGATCCGCAACTCGGACTGGAGGCGCTGTTCGAGCTGCTACAAAAACCCGAGATCGTCAAAGTCTTCCAGCTGGCGCCGCACGTCCGTCACCTGCGCAAGGCCGATCAGCTGGAAGCACTGCGCGAACAGTACGACGCCGAACACCGCTTTTCCGGCTGGTACGCCAATTCCGGCGACCACGTTTACCGCAACCTGACGCAGGAACTGTGCGACCGTCTGCGGCTTATCTTCTTTGGCAACTATCATCAGGACTGGACCGAGTTCGTGCTGTCCGACCTCGGCATCTACCAGTACGAGAAAGTGCCGTTCTCGCCGGCCGCACGCGGCTTCCGCTGCCGCCGCGACATCGACGACTTCCTCGCGCTGCACCAGTGCCACGAGCGCTTTGCCGACGGCGAAGCGCCGTCTGACGTGATTCGCGACCTGCCGCACTGCGCGCCCGACAACGAATGGCTGCGCAGCCGCCGCAACAAGCTGATGTTCGCCATCGCCCAGCATGTGGAAAAGCTGGCCGACTGGCCGCTGGCCCACGCCATCTATGCCGATTGCGATTATCCGGGCGCCCGCGCACGCGCCATCCGCGTGCTGGAGAAAAACCAGCAGCCGCGCGCAGCCTTCGATCTGCTGCAAACAGCCATGCAGGCGCCGGAAAGCGAAGCCGAACGCCAGCAGTTGCTGCGCATGGCGCCGCGCCTGGCGCGCAAGCTCGGTCACGCCAAGCCGCCGCCGGTGTCGCAGGCGCAAGCGCAGCGCATCGACCTGAGCCTGCCGCCACCGGAGGAAGCCGCCTATGTGGAATTCGTGGTGCGCGACCATCTGAGCCGCGAGGACGCGCCGGTCTACTACGTCGAGAATTCGCTGATGAATTCCCTGTTCGGCCTGCTGTGCTGGGATGCCGTGTTCTCGCCGATACCGGGCGCGTTCTTCCATCCCTACCATCGCGGCCCGGCCGACCTGCACAGCGCCGACTTCCAGCGCCGCCGCGCGCAGCAGTTCGGCGAGGCGTTGGCGCAGCTCGACGGCGACCATTACCGCGCCACCATCCGCGCCAACTACGCCGCCAAGCAGGGCATCCAGTCGCCCTTCATGTATTGGGAAGCCATCGATGAAGACTTGCTGGACCTGGCGTTGGACTGCATCCCGCCGCTGCACCTGAAGCGCGCCTTCGAGCGCATCCTGCAGGACATCAAATCCAACCGCAGCGGTTTCCCGGACCTGATCCAGTTCTGGCCCGCCGAACGCCGCTACAACATGATCGAAGTGAAAGGCCCCGGCGATCGCCTGCAGGACAACCAGCTGCGCTGGATCGAATACTGCGCCCGGCACCAGATGCCGATTTCGGTCTGCTACCTGCAGTGGGCAGCATGA
- a CDS encoding phasin family protein encodes MFTNPEQFANITKSLFEFQLETFNTLTSKTVQGVEQVIALNISTAKSHLEGGLAAGKEISKAQDPKAAMKMAAEQIQPGVAGAAAYQQQLGDIIADIRQEFTRAADAHVVEAKNNLSALIHDVTKNVRPGSENAVQIVKTAIDNAFAGYEQVTKATKQAVEAVEAEIAKANALVTKK; translated from the coding sequence ATGTTTACGAATCCCGAACAATTTGCCAACATCACCAAATCGTTATTCGAGTTTCAGCTGGAGACTTTCAACACGCTCACCAGCAAAACGGTGCAAGGCGTAGAGCAAGTCATCGCCCTCAATATCTCCACCGCCAAGTCCCATCTTGAAGGCGGCCTGGCCGCCGGCAAGGAAATCAGCAAGGCACAGGATCCCAAAGCGGCGATGAAGATGGCCGCCGAACAGATCCAGCCGGGCGTGGCCGGCGCGGCTGCTTACCAGCAGCAACTGGGCGACATCATTGCCGACATCCGCCAGGAGTTCACGCGCGCCGCCGACGCGCACGTGGTGGAAGCGAAAAACAATCTGAGCGCGCTGATCCACGACGTCACCAAGAACGTGCGTCCGGGCTCGGAAAACGCGGTGCAGATCGTCAAAACCGCGATCGACAACGCCTTTGCCGGCTACGAGCAGGTGACCAAGGCCACCAAGCAAGCGGTGGAAGCGGTGGAAGCGGAAATCGCCAAAGCCAACGCCCTCGTCACCAAAAAATAA